The DNA region GCGGCCTTCAGCTCCTCGGTCTCCTTGACGTCGACCTCCTCGGCGACCTGCTTGGCGTCCTCGGCCGCCGCGTCGATCAGCTCCTGGGCGGCCCGCAGGCCGCCGCCGACGTCGCCGACCCGCAGCGGCAGCTTCAGCACCACGGCGCGGCGGGCCCGCGCCCGCTCGTCGGTGGCGAGCCGCCGCGCGCGGTCGATGTGTCCCTGGGTGGCGCGGGCCGCGGCGTGCGCCCGCTCCGGCTCGATCCCGTCCCGGCGGATCAGCAGGTCGGCGACGGCGTCCACCGAAGGAGTGGTCAGCGACAGGTGCCGGCAGCGGGACCGGATGGTCGGCAGCACGTCCTCCAGGGACGGTGCGCACAGCAGCCACACGGTGCGCGGCGCGGGCTCCTCCACGGCCTTCAGGAGCACATTGGCCGCGCCCTCGGTGAGCCGGTCGGCGTCCTCCAGGACGATGACCTGCCAGCGCCCGCCGGCCGGGGACAGCTGGGCCCGCCGGACCAGGTCGCGGGTCTCCTTCACGCCGATGGAGAGCAGGTCGGTGCGGACCACCTCCACGTCCGCGTGCGTACCGACGAGCGCCGTGTGGCAGCCGTCGCAGAAGCCGCAGCCCGGCGCCCCTCCGAGCGCCCGGTCCGGGCTCACGCACTGCAGCGCCGCCGCGAACGCCCGCGCCGCCGTGTCCCGGCCGGCCCCGGGGGGCCCGGTGAACAGCCAGGCGTGGGTCATCTTGGACGCGTCGGGAGC from Streptomyces fradiae includes:
- a CDS encoding DNA polymerase III subunit delta', with the protein product MAVWDDLVGQPRVEEQLAAAARDADALVTAHAAGEPAPDASKMTHAWLFTGPPGAGRDTAARAFAAALQCVSPDRALGGAPGCGFCDGCHTALVGTHADVEVVRTDLLSIGVKETRDLVRRAQLSPAGGRWQVIVLEDADRLTEGAANVLLKAVEEPAPRTVWLLCAPSLEDVLPTIRSRCRHLSLTTPSVDAVADLLIRRDGIEPERAHAAARATQGHIDRARRLATDERARARRAVVLKLPLRVGDVGGGLRAAQELIDAAAEDAKQVAEEVDVKETEELKAALGAAQGGRMPRGTAGAMKELEERQKRRRTRTQRDSLDLALSDLTGFYRDVLALQLRAASALANEDVRDSLEQIARDTPPERTLRRIEAVLACREALDRNVAPLLAVEAMTMALRD